The Bosea beijingensis genome contains the following window.
TCGGCCGTGCCTTCGTCGATCAGGACTGGCAGGATATCCGCTATGTCATCGACACGAACGTCACCGGCACCGTCTATCTGATCCAGAAGATCGCCCGCGACATGCGCGATCGCGGTGCCGGCCGCATTTTGATCACCGGCTCGATCGCCGGCTTCATGCCGGGTACTTTCCAGGCCGTCTATAACGGCACGAAGGCGTTCCTCGATTCCTTCTCCTTTGCGATCCGTGCCGAACTTGCCGAGACCGGCGTGACCGTCACCTGCCTGATGCCGGGCGCGACGGAAACCGAGTTCTTCGAGCGCGCCGACATGCTCGACACCAAGGTCGGCACCGATGTGAAGGACGACCCTGCCGAGGTCGCGAAGACCGGGTTCGACGCGATGATGGCGGGAGAAGGCGATGTCGTCAGCGGCTGGTACAACAAGCTTCAGTCCGCGATCGCGAATGTGACTCCGGCCAGCGTCCTGGCCGAGCAGCACCGCAAGATGGCCGCTCCCGGCACCGCGAAGCGCTGAACGGGACAAGAGCGCGAGGAGCGAACAATGTCTGCAAGCCAGAAGACAGAGACCGATTTCGACCGAGCCCGCGAGCGGGTCGAGGGCCACCTGTCTGATCGGGATGGAAAGGGCGACAAGCTGACACCGCCGGATGGTCCGCACGCCACGGAAGGGGCGACGGATAAGGCAAAGACCCCGGGAAGCGGCGCGCTGTCATCGTCTCGTCCGCGTGATGACATCGAGACAGGCACAGGTTGAGACAGGCCTTGTCTCCGCTCCTGCCTGTCGATGGCGACGATCTTTTACTGTCGTAGTGCCGGCAGCTTTTGAAGGTCGGTACGACTCTTCGGCCCATCGCGCCGATCGACTTGACCAGACTGACGCTCGCGAAGCGTATCGGCGTGATAGAAGTTGAAGCCCACGAAGATCGCTACGATCATCGCCGCAATGACGGCGACGATCATCAAGGCGGCTCTACCAGCCTTCCGAGGCGGCGGCGTGTGATTCTCGGTCATGCAGGCCCGCCTTCGAGAGATGCGGTCATCTTGATCGAACGCCGGCCGGCCGAGCACGTTCCCTCGCTCCAGAATCCGTTGCCTTCAAAGAAATCCGTTGCCCCTCCCCACGGCCGGCCTATTCGCGGGAACCGGGTCACTTGGATGGTGTTCTAAGATCGCCGGCCACGTTGGCTTGGTCACACAGCCTTTGAGAACGAACCGGCACGCAATTGATGCCCCTCCCTTTCAAGCCAGCATGCCCATGACGCTCCGACGGCACCCTCTCGTCATCGCGCTCATCTCGGCCGTTCTGGGTATCGTGGGCTGTCTCGTCGTCGGCAACCTGCTGCCGGAGCCGCAGGAGCTGAAGCAACCGCTACCCCATCACCTTGCCTCGTCGGATCGTCAGCTCAGGACGTCGATGGGCGCCCTCTTCGGCTCGAACTACGTGCCCGGCAACAAGGTCGAGACGCTGGTCAACGGGATCAGAATCTTCCCCGCGATGCTGACAGCCATTCGCGAGGCGCGGCAGACGATCAGCTTCGAGACCTATATCTACTGGCGCGGCGCCATTGCCGAGGAGTTTGCCGATGCCCTTTCGGCAAAGGCACGGGATGGATTGAGCGTAAAGGTGCTGCTCGACTGGGTCGGCAGCCTGCCGATGGACGAGCAGCTCATCCAGCGGATGCAAGACGCCGGCGTCGAGGTCGTCCGGTTCCGCCCGGTCACCTGGTACACGCTCGACCGGGTCAACAACCGCACCCATCGGAAGCTGCTTGTCGTCGACGGGCGTGTGGGTTTCACCGGCGGCGTCGGCATCGCCGATGAATGGAACGGCGATGCGCGCACGCCAAACGAATGGCGCGACACTCACTATCGCATCGAAGGGCCGGCCGTGGCGGAATTCCAGGCCGCCTTTGCCGAGCACTGGATCGAGGCGACCGGGGAGCTGCTCCTGGGCGACCGCTTCTTTCCGGAGATCGCCCCGGCAGGCGACCACGCCGCGCAGGTCGTCGTCAGCTCGACCCATCAGCGCAATACCCTGCATCTCATGCTGATGACCGCGCTCGCCGCCGCGCAGAAGAGCATTCGCATCGCGACGCCCTATTTCGTTCCCGACGACCTGACGCGCCAGCAGCTTCTCGAAGCCCGCAAGCGCGGCGTCGAGATCGAGATCATCGTGCCGGGGCCCCGCACGGATGCGCGTATCGTCAGGAAGGCGTCGCGACACCTCTGGGGCGACCTGCTCCAGGCCGGCGTGAAGATCAGCGAGTATCAGCCGACCTTCTTTCACTGCAAGCTCGTCATCGTCGACGATGTCTGGGCCTCCGTCGGCTCGACGAATATCGACGACCGCGCCCTCAGGCTGAACGACGAAGCCAACATCAACCTGTTCGATCGGGACTTCGCCAGAACCCAGACGGCCTTGTTCGACAAGGATGCCGCAGCCTCCCGCCCCTATACCTTCTCGGACTGGCAAAGCCGTTCACCCAGCGAGAAATTCTCGGACTGGCTCTCCAGCCTCGCTCGATCGCAGATCTGACATGGTGCATGACTTCATTCGTTGAGCATCAGCGCGCTGTCACGCTTCCTCGGAAGGCACAACCCAGCCAGCAAGCACACCGCCGTGCCAAGAGGCCGGCAGCTCCAACAACCGATCCATGCCGAAATCAGAATCGGGAGCTTTCATAACGCTGCGGCTCATATAGCATTTGATGCAGCGCGAGACGGCACGATCTCATATCTGCGAGACGTCATCCGACGTGGCAGGAAACGAATGGACAAGCAGCACTATCTGGAACGGCTCGTTCTCAAGCTGGAAACCCATGTCCCCCTACCCCCGGCCGAGCGGGAGAAACTGCTGCAACTGCCGCTCACCTTGAAGCGCCTGGAAGCCAATCACGACATTGTCCGCGAAGGAGAACTCACGCAGCAGTGTTGCCTCGTCGCCGAAGGGCTGGTCTGTCGCTACAAGATCGTTGGCGACGGTGCGCGGCAGATATTGTCGCTCCACCTTCCCGGCGACATTCCGGACATCCACTCTCTCCTGATCGAGCGCATGGATCATTGCCTGGGAACGCTGACGCCGGCGGTGGTCGGTCTCATCCCGCACGAAGCGGTCAGGTCTCTTACGCGGGCTTCCTATCGGATATCGGAAGCGTTCTGGCGCGAAACGCTCATCGAAGCCTCGATTTATCGTGAGTGGATGGTCGGTATCGGGCGCCGCGCGGCGCCGAGCCGGATCGCCCATCTGCTCTGCGAGTTCATCACCAAGATGACGGCGATCGGCTTGTCCGACGGCGTGACCTGCAATTTGCCTTTGACACAGCCTGAGATCGCCGACGCGCTCGGCCTGTCGACGGTTCACATGAACAAGAAGCTCCGGGAAATCCGGGAAGCCAGACTTGTTCGGATCAGGGCCAATCGACTGACGGTTCTGGACTGGAAAGGCCTTTGCAGTTTGGCTGAGTTCGATCCGGATTATTTGCATCTCCAACCCGGCGCCGCCAAAATCAAAGACGATTGAGGAACAGGTTTGCCTTGGCTGCATTAGGCAGGCATGCCCAGCTATTTCTTTCACACGCGCGATGGACAGAAGCTCGAAATCGACGAGGAGGGTACGGATTTACCCGACGACCAAAGCGCGCGAAATGCCGCGAAGGAACTGCTGGCGGCCCTGAATCGCGAAAAGCTGCCCAACGGTGATCACATGTCCCTTTCGGTCACCGTGCAGAACGCCGACGGCGTGGACATCTACGTTGCGAACTTGCGCCTCGATGGCGCCTCCGCTGACATTCCGCCCGGTCCGAAGATCAGGAAGCCGGATCGATAAAACGGGCTGGCGGCGGCTTCATGCTGATGCTTCGCTGAGGCAGTCGACCGCATCGCAGACTGCGGCCATGCACAGGGAGGAGCGAGGCGCAATAGCATTTGTTATTGCTCCCAGAGCTTTGATCGTTGCAGAGAGGTGCGTCTCTCCAGCTGGTTCCGTGCATGCCTATCTCCCAGGCGTTCTTCCGACGCTCGAACGCCCTGCTTTTGGCCATAGGCATTGCAGTGCTGGTCGCCATCGTGGCGACGTCCCTGTGGCTCACGAGCGCGAGTGAACGCTATTTCGGCGAGGTGACGGCTGCCCGCGCTGTGCGGAGCGCCGCCGCCGATCTTCTCTCGCTCGTGCAGGATGCGGAGACCGGCCAGCGTGGTTTCCTGCTCACCCGGGACGAGACCTATCTGGAGCCCTATAATGTCGCGGTTTCCAGGCTGACCGACCAGCGCGCGAAGCTGGAACGCGCCGCCGCCAAGCTGCGCGAGGTAGGCCCGCTGCTTCAGCGCGTGACGAGCGAGCTCGACCAGAAGATGGCCGAACTGGCAGCAACGGTCGAGGCGACGCGCAGAGGCGACATCGAGACGGCCGTGCAAATGGTTCGCAGCGGAACCGGCAAGCGGCTCATGGACGAGTTGCGGACCGATCTGAACGCTATTCTGGCCAATTCCGAAGCGGAGCTGAGGGAAGCGATCGACGCGCAGCTCACCGCCTCGACGCGGCTGCGCTGGACGACGATCATCGGCGCGATCCTGATCCTCGCCATGGCCGGCGCGGCGAGCTGGACGATCATCAGCTATACCCGTGAACTCGTCGCGGCACGTCGCGAGGTCGAAACGCTGAATGTCGGGCTTGAAGAACGCGTGCGCGAACGAACGGACGCCCTCGTCAAGGCGAACGAGGAGGTCCAGCGCTTCGCTTATATCGTGACGCATGATCTGCGCGCGCCGTTGGTGAACATCATGGGCTTCACCAGCGAACTCGAGGCGATGTTCAAACCGATCGACGCGTACGTGGCCGCTGGGCCGACTGCTAGCCCGGAGCAGAAGGCTGCGGCCGAGGAGGCTCTGCGGGTCGATGTGGCCGAGGCGATCGGCTTCATCCGCTCGTCGACGCGCAAGATGGACGGTCTCATCAACGCAATCCTCAAGATCTCCCGCGAAGGCCGGCGCGAATTGCGGGTGGAGACCGTCGACCTGACCGGGCTCATCGAGACGGCCGCAGCGGCGGTCCACCATCAGGCCAGCGCGGAGGAAGGCGGTGGGATCGCGCTCGACTCGCAGGTTCCGCGTATCGTCAGCGATCGCCTGTCGCTTGACCAGATCATGGGCAATCTCCTCGACAATGCGATCAAATACCGGGCGCCCGACCGCCCGGTCCAGATTGCCGTCCGCACGCGCCGGGAGCGCCGTGGCTGGGTGAAGATCGAGATCGAGGACAATGGCCGCGGCATTGCGGCGACGGACCACGAGCGCATCTTCGAGCTGTTCCGGCGCTCGGGCGCGCAGAACACGGCGGGCGAGGGCATCGGCCTCGCCCATGTCCGCACGATGGTCCGCAATCTCGGCGGTGACATCGCCGTGCGCTCAGAACTTGGAAAGGGCACGACCTTTACCGTGACCCTGCCCCCCGACCTCGCGGCCTACAGACGGAGTGCTGAAGCGTGACCAATGGAAAGCCCGTCTCGATCATCATGATCGAGGATGATGAAGGCCATGCCCGCCTCATCGAAAAGAACATCCGCCGCGCCGGCGTCAGCAACGAGATCATCCCCTTCGCCAACGGCACGGATGCACTGAACTATCTGTTCGGCTCCGATGGTTCCGGCGCCGTCAGCGCCGGCCGCCAGCTCCTGATCCTGCTCGACCTCAACCTGCCGGATATGGGTGGCGTGGACATCCTCGAGAAGGTGAAGGCGAACACGCATACCAAGCGCTCGCCGGTGGTCGTGCTCACCACGACCGACGACAGCCGCGAAATCCAGCGCTGCTACGATCTCGGCGCTAATGTCTATATCACCAAGCCCGTGGACTATGACGGCTTCGCCAACGCGATCCGCCAGCTCGGGCTGTTCTTCTCCGTGATCCAGGTCCCGGAAACACCATGACCGGCTTGCGTGGCCGCCGCTGATGCCGAACCGGCCGATCAACGTCCTCTATATCGACGACGACGCCACGCTGGGGCGCCTCGTGCAGCGCATGCTCGCGCGCCACAACTATGTCGTGGAGCATGTCGAAACCGCCGATGCGGGGCTCGCGCGCGCAGAAGCGGGCGGGATCGACGTCGTCATCCTCGACCATGATCTCGGGACGGCGTCCGGGCTCGATGTCCTTTCGGTGCTGTCCAAAGACGCGGCGTCTCCCGCGGTCATCTATGTGACCGCGTCATCGGAGCTGTCGATCGCGGTGACCGCGCTCAAGGCCGGCGCCATGGACTATGTCGTCAAGACGATCGGCGAGGATTTCGAGATCCTGCTGCGGGCGGCTCTGGAGCATGCCGTAGTCAAGACGCGGCTGACCCGCGCCCGTGAACAGGCCGAGCAGGAAGTCCGGGCCGCACGTGACCGTGCCGTGACGCTGCTGGCCGAGGTCAACCACCGGGTGGCCAACAGCCTTTCGCTGGTCGGCTCGCTCGTCCGGATGCAAGCCAATTCGGTCGAGGACCCCGGCGCCAAGGCGGCCCTCGCCGAAACGCAGGCGCGCATTACCGCGATCGGCAACCTGCATCGCAGCCTCTACACCTCGGATGATGTCCGCGCTGTCGATCTCGCCGGCTATCTCCGCTCCCTGCTCGATGAGTTCGCCCAGTCACTGGCCGGCTCCGGCCAGATGCCGGCGATCCGCTTCGAGACCGTGCCCGTGCCCGTGCCGGCGAAAACCGACAAGGCGATCTCGATAGGACTGATCGCAACCGAACTCGTCACCAACGCACTGAAATACGCCTACCCGAAAGGCCAGGGCGAAGTCCGGGTCAGCCTGTCTCGCGAGGGCGATATCGTCACGCTCAAGGTCGTCGATGACGGGATCGGCTGGACCGGAACCGGCACGATCAGGGGCACCGGCCTCGGCAGCAAGATCGTGCGTGCGATGGCGAAGAGCCTCGCCACCGAACTGCGCTACACGGATACGGGCGGACGCGGCACGCACGCCGTCATGGAACTGTCCTTCGCCGGCCTGGCACCTCCGGCGTCCGAAGCGGCCTGAACCGCGCCGGACGCTCATAAGTTACGCGACGCCTGGAAGCCTGCGCAGCGCTGCCTCCAGCGAAGCAAGATTGTAGGGCTTGCGGAGTGTCGTCGCCTCAGCGACGCCGAGAATAGCAAGATCGTCATAGCCGGTCGCGAAGAGGAAGGGGACACCGAGCTCGCGCAGGCGATTGCCGATCGGCTCCGAGGTTTCCGAGCCGAGATTGACGTCGAGGATGGCGAAATCCGGCACCGTCCGGCCCAGGAACGACAGGGCCTCGGAGACACTCGCGCAGACCTCGACCTGGCTCGCCCCCAGCGTCGCCAGCATGTCCTCGCAATCCATGGCGATGATGAACTGGTCCTCGACCATCAGCACGCGCCTGCCTTCCAGTGGCCGGCCAGGCTTGCCCTTTACCGGCACGGGGACCTCTTCAGGAGACGCCGCATCCTCCGTCCAGCGGACGAATTTGGCGGGAATGCAGAGCTTCGCCGTGATGCCCTCGGGCTCGAAGGACAAGTCGCTGCGGCCGCCGAGATCGTAGGGAATGCTGCGATCGATCAGGATGCTGCCGAAGCCCTGACGCGATGGCGGCGCGACCGGCGGGCCACCGCGTTCCTGCCAGAGGATCTCGCAATCGCCCCCGGCACCGATCCGGAGCGGTTCCTCAACCAGTTCACCTCCTGGGAAATCGCCACCAAGGAGAACAAGTGGCTGGGCCGCAACGTCTCGCGCTACTCGGACCCGGCTGCTGACGAGGCCTACAAGGCCGCCCAGAAGGAGCTCGACCCGGCCAAGCGCGCCGCGTTCCTGATCAAGGTCAACGACATCTTCTGCGAGGCCAACGTCATCCTGCCGATCCTGTCGCGGACCCGCATCGCGGCTTCGCTGAACAACCTGTCGCACGACCACAGCGGCTGGGACGTCGATAGCTGGAACATCGCGGCCTGGTATCGTAGCTAAGCCCGATCCTCCGTCAGGGCAGCACGCTGCCTTGACGGAAGACGAACGCGCCGGCCCGCCCTTGCCGCCTCACCAGCCGCAGGGGCGGGCCGAGCGTCATCAACACCAGTCCGCGGCCATGCCGTGCGTACAGAGACTATTTCATGGCGACATATCTCATCAGGCGGCTCTTGATCGCCATTCCAAGCCTTCTCGGCATCAGCGTGATCCTGTTCACGATCCTGGCGCTGGCACCGGGCGACCCGTTTTCGGAAATGGCGACGAATCCGAACGTTCCGCCTGAAGTGCGCGAGGCTCTGCGCGCCAGCTTCGGCCTCAACGACCCGATCATGGTGCGCTATCTGCGCTGGCTGTCGAACATGGCGCAGGGCGACTGGGGCTTCTCCTTCGCCAGCCGCATCAATGTCGACGACCTGATCCTGCAACGCCTGCCGACGACGCTATTCGTCGTGGGATCATCGCAGATCCTGGCACTGTGCGTCGCCTTGCCGGTCGGCATCTACGCGGCGACCCGGCCCTATTCGGTCTTCGACCAGATCGCCAACACGCTCGCCTTCGTCGGCTTCTCCCTGCCGACCTTCTTCACCGGCCTGCTCTTCATCCTGGTCTTCTCGGTCACGCTCGACTGGTTCCCCTTCGTCTACCGTTCCGACATCGCCGCCACCGGCTGGCGCTGGTACTGGGAGATGTTCCGCCAGGCGATCATGCCGATCACCGTGCTCGGCCTGTTCCAGGCCGCCTCCTACACGCGCTATGTCCGCTCGGCCGTGCTCGACGTCATCCGGCTCGACTACGTCACCACGGCGCGCGCCAAGGGCCTGAGCGAGAAGCGGGTCACGCTGCGGCATATCACGCGCAATGCGCTGATTCCGGTCGTCACGCTGGTCGCCCTGCAGATGCCCGCCGTGTTCGGCGGCGCGCTTGTGACCGAGCAGATCTTTCGCGTTCCGGGCATCGGATCGCTGCTCATCGACGCGATCCTCGCCAACGACACGCCGGTCATCATGTCCGTGACCTTCGTGTTCTCCTGCCTGGTCGTCTTCTTCAACCTCATCGCGGATATTCTTTATGGCTGGCTCGACCCTCGCATCTCCTTCAGCTAATCCGGCTGCAGGCGCTGCCGTGAGCCAGGTCTCGGTCTCGCCCGGGCGTGAGACCTGGCGTCGCTTCCGGCGCCACCGTCTCGCCATGGCGAGCACCGTGGTGCTCGGCCTGCTCGTGCTGAGCGTCATCGTCGGGCCCTGGCTGTGGCCGGTGGCGATCAACGACATCGATTTCTCGGCGCAGCTCCAGGGCCCGTCCTGGTCGCATCCGCTCGGCACCGACGATCTCGGCCAGGATATCATGGCCCGCATGATGTATGGCGGGCGGATCTCGCTCGCCGTCGGCCTCGCGGCGATGGTGGTGGCGACGATCGTCGGCGTGCTGATCGGCGCGCTAGCCGGCATGTCGCGCAAATATGCCGACCCGATCCTGATGTGGGTGACGGACCTGTTCCTGTCGCTGCCGCAGCTCCCGCTGCTGCTGCTGATCATCTATCTCTTCCGCGAGCAGCTCAAAGCCGTGTTCGGCGTCGAGGGCGGCGTCTTCGTGCTGATCGTCATCGTCATCGGCGGCCTGCGCTGGATGCCGGTGGCACGTCTGGTGCGCGCCCAGTTCCTCTCGCTGCGCGAGAAGGAATTCGTCGAGGCCGCCCGTGCCCAGGGCGCGACCAAGATGCGCCAGATGTTCCGGCACATCCTGCCGAACGCGCTGGGGCCGGTTATCGTCGCCTCGACGATCGAGGTGTCCTCGGCGATCATCGCCGAATCGACGCTCTCCTTCCTCGGCCTCGGCTTCCCACCGGACATCCCGACATGGGGCCGCCTGCTGTTCGACGCCAAGGACCAGCTCGACACCGCGCCGCACTGGGCCCTGTTCCCAG
Protein-coding sequences here:
- a CDS encoding ABC transporter permease, which translates into the protein MATYLIRRLLIAIPSLLGISVILFTILALAPGDPFSEMATNPNVPPEVREALRASFGLNDPIMVRYLRWLSNMAQGDWGFSFASRINVDDLILQRLPTTLFVVGSSQILALCVALPVGIYAATRPYSVFDQIANTLAFVGFSLPTFFTGLLFILVFSVTLDWFPFVYRSDIAATGWRWYWEMFRQAIMPITVLGLFQAASYTRYVRSAVLDVIRLDYVTTARAKGLSEKRVTLRHITRNALIPVVTLVALQMPAVFGGALVTEQIFRVPGIGSLLIDAILANDTPVIMSVTFVFSCLVVFFNLIADILYGWLDPRISFS
- a CDS encoding ABC transporter permease codes for the protein MAGSTLASPSANPAAGAAVSQVSVSPGRETWRRFRRHRLAMASTVVLGLLVLSVIVGPWLWPVAINDIDFSAQLQGPSWSHPLGTDDLGQDIMARMMYGGRISLAVGLAAMVVATIVGVLIGALAGMSRKYADPILMWVTDLFLSLPQLPLLLLIIYLFREQLKAVFGVEGGVFVLIVIVIGGLRWMPVARLVRAQFLSLREKEFVEAARAQGATKMRQMFRHILPNALGPVIVASTIEVSSAIIAESTLSFLGLGFPPDIPTWGRLLFDAKDQLDTAPHWALFPGAAIFLTVLSINFIGDGLRDALDPRRVI
- a CDS encoding response regulator encodes the protein MIEDDEGHARLIEKNIRRAGVSNEIIPFANGTDALNYLFGSDGSGAVSAGRQLLILLDLNLPDMGGVDILEKVKANTHTKRSPVVVLTTTDDSREIQRCYDLGANVYITKPVDYDGFANAIRQLGLFFSVIQVPETP
- a CDS encoding SDR family NAD(P)-dependent oxidoreductase — protein: MGQATPTTKLAVVTGASSGIGYELALQCAGQGFDLVIAADEAEIHQAGDKLRRMGVAVEAVEANLATTEGCDKLYAALRGRAVDALLANAGRGLGRAFVDQDWQDIRYVIDTNVTGTVYLIQKIARDMRDRGAGRILITGSIAGFMPGTFQAVYNGTKAFLDSFSFAIRAELAETGVTVTCLMPGATETEFFERADMLDTKVGTDVKDDPAEVAKTGFDAMMAGEGDVVSGWYNKLQSAIANVTPASVLAEQHRKMAAPGTAKR
- a CDS encoding DUF6894 family protein, which gives rise to MPSYFFHTRDGQKLEIDEEGTDLPDDQSARNAAKELLAALNREKLPNGDHMSLSVTVQNADGVDIYVANLRLDGASADIPPGPKIRKPDR
- a CDS encoding histidine kinase dimerization/phosphoacceptor domain -containing protein; the encoded protein is MPNRPINVLYIDDDATLGRLVQRMLARHNYVVEHVETADAGLARAEAGGIDVVILDHDLGTASGLDVLSVLSKDAASPAVIYVTASSELSIAVTALKAGAMDYVVKTIGEDFEILLRAALEHAVVKTRLTRAREQAEQEVRAARDRAVTLLAEVNHRVANSLSLVGSLVRMQANSVEDPGAKAALAETQARITAIGNLHRSLYTSDDVRAVDLAGYLRSLLDEFAQSLAGSGQMPAIRFETVPVPVPAKTDKAISIGLIATELVTNALKYAYPKGQGEVRVSLSREGDIVTLKVVDDGIGWTGTGTIRGTGLGSKIVRAMAKSLATELRYTDTGGRGTHAVMELSFAGLAPPASEAA
- a CDS encoding phospholipase D-like domain-containing protein, which codes for MPMTLRRHPLVIALISAVLGIVGCLVVGNLLPEPQELKQPLPHHLASSDRQLRTSMGALFGSNYVPGNKVETLVNGIRIFPAMLTAIREARQTISFETYIYWRGAIAEEFADALSAKARDGLSVKVLLDWVGSLPMDEQLIQRMQDAGVEVVRFRPVTWYTLDRVNNRTHRKLLVVDGRVGFTGGVGIADEWNGDARTPNEWRDTHYRIEGPAVAEFQAAFAEHWIEATGELLLGDRFFPEIAPAGDHAAQVVVSSTHQRNTLHLMLMTALAAAQKSIRIATPYFVPDDLTRQQLLEARKRGVEIEIIVPGPRTDARIVRKASRHLWGDLLQAGVKISEYQPTFFHCKLVIVDDVWASVGSTNIDDRALRLNDEANINLFDRDFARTQTALFDKDAAASRPYTFSDWQSRSPSEKFSDWLSSLARSQI
- a CDS encoding sensor histidine kinase, coding for MPISQAFFRRSNALLLAIGIAVLVAIVATSLWLTSASERYFGEVTAARAVRSAAADLLSLVQDAETGQRGFLLTRDETYLEPYNVAVSRLTDQRAKLERAAAKLREVGPLLQRVTSELDQKMAELAATVEATRRGDIETAVQMVRSGTGKRLMDELRTDLNAILANSEAELREAIDAQLTASTRLRWTTIIGAILILAMAGAASWTIISYTRELVAARREVETLNVGLEERVRERTDALVKANEEVQRFAYIVTHDLRAPLVNIMGFTSELEAMFKPIDAYVAAGPTASPEQKAAAEEALRVDVAEAIGFIRSSTRKMDGLINAILKISREGRRELRVETVDLTGLIETAAAAVHHQASAEEGGGIALDSQVPRIVSDRLSLDQIMGNLLDNAIKYRAPDRPVQIAVRTRRERRGWVKIEIEDNGRGIAATDHERIFELFRRSGAQNTAGEGIGLAHVRTMVRNLGGDIAVRSELGKGTTFTVTLPPDLAAYRRSAEA
- a CDS encoding Crp/Fnr family transcriptional regulator; protein product: MDKQHYLERLVLKLETHVPLPPAEREKLLQLPLTLKRLEANHDIVREGELTQQCCLVAEGLVCRYKIVGDGARQILSLHLPGDIPDIHSLLIERMDHCLGTLTPAVVGLIPHEAVRSLTRASYRISEAFWRETLIEASIYREWMVGIGRRAAPSRIAHLLCEFITKMTAIGLSDGVTCNLPLTQPEIADALGLSTVHMNKKLREIREARLVRIRANRLTVLDWKGLCSLAEFDPDYLHLQPGAAKIKDD